The genomic window GTTTCATTTTAGATTCTGAAAGTCTTATGTAATCCAGTAGTATCTTTCAGTCATACTGTTTGTGAACTCACTTACCTGGTGGTATGAGATCTTCTGTGTGAGAGTATGCACTGGAGAAGGACTGATGGCCAACCCTCTAGTCGGTATTAAAGGTTCAAAGAGAGGGAAGGGACAAGCCCCATGCTGGAGAGCCCTAGCACAAAAATATCACTGCTATTTATTTCAATGTGTAATCCTTTAGGACAGGGCTTCTTCCTTTGAACACCCTGAGAAAAATGGCAATGACAAGAGGCACTTCCTAGATTCTAGGGCCTAGATTATTAACTGAGAATTTCTGTGAGTCTGAAGGCAGAGGGGTGAAGAAGTAATGCCCAAACTAATCAATCCTTACACCTGTTTACTCCAAATCTTCACCCAAAAAGCTATTGTGCTACTCTGATTTTATCTGTGAGGACAACTGCAGCAGAGATACGGCTCACCATTCCGGTACTTGCTGTGAGAAGGCAGACAACAGCAATCAGTTTTCTCAAATAACCTACTCAGAGTCATTCAGCCAGCCACACCCCCACCAGGAACCACTTCAAAATTGCTCCCTATGTTCCCTGGGACTTTTacctttctgattttttaaattattacctaaaaacaataaaagtaaaacattccaatcaaaatacaacaaaacttTACATGGTTTTATTATACATAACTGTTATTGAAAGCAAACTTTATACAAAAAGTTTTATACAGATAAAAAAAATCCTTGGCTAGGTAAAGCcattttatgtgtgtgcatacacagaaacacacatacatatatatacacacagtattTTACatcattatacatatttataaatacattatttaaattattttacaatatacCAAAACAAGGAGAGGCaattataaaagcaaataaaaaatggatGAACACTTGAACTAAATAGTCACTAAGTTTAAAATGctacaaaactatttttttaatctacaaagtcatttctttaaaatatcaaaactaAGATTTCAATACATCACTGTTGCTTTCATTTTGATAAGTtctaatatgtttaaaaataaatattttgaccAAAAACAGATAAGCAAATCAGAGTGATGACTAGAACAAGCTGAACATGCTGATGTGAAATTAGAGTCACTGAGTAATTACAAATGTAGATTATCATCTGGTAATCAAAAAGGTGACAAACCTCCCTCTAGTGCTCATTTAAAACATGAGGAATTTGAAGCTTCTGTGTAGTATGCAATATCAATTAAGAGTCCCAGGAATTCAGCAACTTATCTGTAATGTAAGAAAATGCTAAagttattattctatttttctgataGGACTATGTCATAATATGTTACCTTAAATGAGCTCCATTTAGACAATATTGGTGTTTAATAAACTAGCTTTCTCATCTTCCAATtggtctcaaaattaaaaaaaaaaactagcttttGCAATCAGTTTGGTAACTATCATTATACTTTGATattgataaaaatttaataagaCTATAGTacttgtggggaaaaaaatcaattaagagGTAAGCTACCAATAAAATAACACACAATATGTGCTATCCTGCAAGCAAAGAAAATCTCAAATATCAAATTCATTAAACGGTTTAAGATTTTTGGCCAGAtgcagtagcttatgcctgtaatcccagcactttgggaggccaaagcagatggatcgcttgagtccaggagttcgagaccagcctgggcaacacagcaaaaccccatctctatttaaaagaaTTTACATTCTCTTCACAAGAGAATCATAACATtaaggtaaaaaaaaagaaacttgaatttCTTAAAGGCAGCAAAAATCTTAAAAAGCACAGTTAATCTAAAAGATAATCAAGCCACTGTTGCCCAGTTCTTTAGaataagcttttttaaaaaaacgttcTTTAGAATAAGCTTCTTCTCCAAATTCCCCATTATTTAAGCTTACATTCTGTTGTGTGCGTGttttgttcaagtgattctcctgcctcaggctcccagtaggtgggattacaggcatgttcccaccatgcccagctaatttttgtaattttggtagagaggAAGtatcatcatgttggccgggctagtctcgaactcctgaattcaggtgatccacccaccttagcctcccaaagtgctaagattacaggcatgagccactgcacccggccacattcTGAATTATACAAAGAGAAATTTAACAttataatcacttgaacccgagaggcagaggttgcagtgagctgcgaccatgccactgcactccagcctgggcaacagagtgagactgtctcaaaacaaacaaacaaacaaacaaagaaatttaaCATCATAGTAAACTACTACACAATTTTGAAGATCTCACTAGCACTGTGCTCCATGTCCAAatctagttttttggttttttttttttcttttctttctgtgaaggcagagtctcactctgtctttcaggctggagtgtagtggtacaatcttggctcaccgcaatctccgcctcccaggtttaagcgattctcatgcctcagactcccaagtagctgggattacagaaaggtgccaccatgcctagctaatttttgtattttttgtagagacggggttttaccatgttggccaggctggtatagaactcctggcctcaagtgatccgcccacctcggcctcccaaagtgctgggattacaggcatgccactgtgcctggctctgtaTGTCCAAATATCGTTTCTATTCAGATTTAATTcaaacttcatttaaaattgcATGTTTTGCATTCAAATAATTGGGACagcaaatcaattaaaaatattgtgatacattaaatatctttaaaattttgcttaCATAAAAATCCAAAAGATTTAAGCAATTGGCtgagatcttagagaaaaaaacCTGCTGGTAATTTATTTACTTCCTTAggttttagagactgggtctcactatattgcccaggttggagtgtattggttattcacaggcacaatcctAGTATCCTAGCCTCAgatttctaggctcaagcaatcctcttgcctcagcctctcgagtagctgggactataggagggtaccaccacgcccagccttctgctgctaatttaaatattattgctCTAATAAACCTGTATTGTACAAGAATGACTTGTACGACaggtacaaaaacaaaaactgaggaaacATGTCTGTGAACATTAACAATTTAATATGGTAAATCATGTCATCAATTTAGATGACGATAGACTTTATGTTTTGTACCTTAATTAGCACTAATTAAAAATGTGAGAAATATTAAATTACCATCACTACACAGACTTCACTGCTTATGAACCACATACTGCTATTCAAGAAcgtttgattttatatttatctataaaaACTTTATTATTAATCAAATGGATTTCCCCCCACCTTAGGCTCATCAGCAATCAGAAGGTTGAGGAGAGATGCCATGCTGATCTGAACTGCAGCAGGCTTCACTCTGAGCACGTCCCTGTGGATGAGGTCACCTTAGATGCCTGCTCGAGCAACCATCCTCCAACCTGTGACTGAAGCAGGAACTCAACTGGATGTCTCTCACCCACTATTCACATCTTCAATGACTAACAGGCCATTAACTGCACAACTACAGtgtcaaacatttattttagtagTCTCCTGTAGTGTAACCATTAACTACCTGCATTTTGACTTTTCAAAGAGCTTCATTAGCTGCTGGAATCTTTCTGAgacctgaaaatttaaaaatgagtgttAATTATAAATACCTCGTAatcttttctcatctttgaaGAATACTTTCATAAGACAGctaaagacagaaaaagtcaCCTTCAATAACAAAGAGGTAAAGTAATGtttagaaaaatatcttcatggccgggtgtggtggctcatgcctgtaatcccagcactttgggaggcccaggcaggcggatcatctgaggtcaggagttcgacaccagcctgaccaacatggagaaactccgtctctactaaaaatacaaaattagccaggcatggtggtgcatgcctgtaatcccagctactcgggaggctaaggcagaagaatcgcttgaacccaggaggcagaggttgcagtgagccaagatcacgccattgcactccagcctgggcaacaagagcgaaactccatttcaaaaaagaaaaaaatcttcatactAAAGGTGATTATTAGTTAATTTTTCAATaccgaactttttttttttttgagatggagtttcactcttgttgcccaggttggacaatggcgcgatctcggctcactgcaacctccgcctcccaggttcaagtgattctcctgccttagcctcccgaggagctgggattacaggcatacgccaccacgcccagctaacttttttgtatttttagtagagatggggtttctccgtgttggtcaggctggtcttgaacttgcgacctcaggtggtccacctgcctcagcctcccaaagtgctgggattataggtgtgaaccaccacgcccggtcttttttttttttttttttttgagacggagtctcgctctgtcgcccaggctggagtgcagtggcgcgatctcggctcactgcaagctccgcctcccgggttcacgccattctcctgcctcagcctcccgagtagctgggactacaggcgcccacaaccgcgcccagctaattttttgtatttttagtagagacggggtttcaccgtggtctcgatctcctgaccttgtgatccgcctgcctcggcctcccaaagtgctgggattacaggtgtgagccaccgcgcccggccttttttttttttttttttaagagacagagtctagctctgtcacccagactggagtgtacaGTGTGAAGagcatagcttactgtaacctgggcccaagcaatcctcccagctcggcctcccaaagtgctgggattacaagcattaaTATTTCTTAAGCAAACATCAGTTTACAAAACAATCAGGATTGTCCCAGTCATACTTCTTCCACAGTTACCAAGTTTTTAACAATCCTACACTGAGAGGCTGGCTAATAAATATCTACATATTCTAACACTCAAAAAGTAAATCTAAGCCAGCCCAAGAGTTCaaatctagcctgggcagcataatgagACTCCAactctcaaaacatttttttcacaccagtaatcccagcactttgggaggctgaggttagcaGATCATAAgaggcccagagttcaagaccagcctggccaacacagcaaaactctgtctctccagtaatctactaaaaatacaaaaaattagctgggtgtagtggcacacacctgtaatcccagctacttgggtggctgaagcacaagaatcacttgacccaggaggtggtggttgcagtgagtcaagatcacgccattggatTCCAGCAGggtcaacaaagtgagactgtctcaaaaaaaaaacaaaaacaaaaaaacaaacaaaaaaaactgagtgaaactaactttaatttaaaaaaaaacttcgccgggcacggtggctcaagcctgtaatcccagcactttgggaggccgagaagggcggatcacgaggtcaggagatcgagaccagcctggctaacacggtgaaaccccgtctctactaaaaatacaaaaaactagccgggcgaggtggcgggcgcctgtagtcccagctattttgggaggctgaggcaggagaatggcgtaaacctgggaggctgagcttgtagtgagctgagatccggccactgcactccagcctgggtgacagagcgagactctgtctcaaaaaaaaaataataataaaaaaaaaaataaaaataaaaaaaacttcaatctaaacatttatttatttactttgtctgtctgaaacagggtctcactctgtctcaggctgctgtgcagtggcatgatcacagctcactgcagcctcaacctcctgggctcaagcgatccatttgcctcagcctcctgagtagctgggactacaggtgcatgttaccatgccctactaatttttttggtttttgtagagacatggtctcactatgttggccttgaactcctgggctcaagcgatcctccctcctcagcctcccgagtagctgagaccacaggtgcacatgaCAGCacccactaatttttaaaaatttttctgtagaggcagaggtcttaccatgttgcctggatggtcttgaactcctggcttcaagggatcctctcgccttggctgtgctgggattataggtgggagccaccacactcagcctaaaTTTTAAGTATTTAGAGTAATAACATCTGTGAACCAATAGAGATGTAAAAATTGGGTAGTTACCTGATTTGGATTTTTATCCAACTTGGTGGCTAAATatgcaaatgttttaaatgatgGCCCTCTTTTCTGACACTCCAGTAAAATTTCCCGGTCATCATttctgaggaggaaaaaaatggtatttAGTCTTAGTACACTGTAGTAGAAAGGTAATGAAAATCCCACTGCCTTAAAGTCCACCAACCAGGGAAATTTAAACCCATAGGAAAAAgtgtatatatcaaaatatgGACAATGGGTATCTCTGAGAAATAAGATTTAGATGATTTTGCTCTATGAGTTCATATGTATTCTATAACAAACGTACTGATTTATTTTCCCAATAACaaaattaaagtatttctttttaattttacctttaatGTATACACTAAAAAACTTAGGGCCCAAAGACAGTCACAGACATACTAAGCAGAAGAACCAGAACTAAAATAGAATCCACATCTCCTAATTCCCAGACCTCTGCTTTTACTACATACTCTGACCAAATGTGTATTAATACAATTGCTGAGATTTTATACTGCCATCTGCAAAGTTACCTGAAATGGGGATTTGAGGACCGTGGAATTAACAAAACTGATCACCAGTTTTCACAAAATTAAGCTTCTCTCATTAAGCATTCTAGTCAAGTATATCTACCTCTAGTCCAATGATTCATAACTGTGGTTACTTTTACATCTGAATGGGGTCTTGATTTCCTTAAACAGTTCATATAAAACTCATAAGTgtacgggcatggtggctcatgcctataatccagcacttcaggaggtgggcggatcacctgaggtcaggagttcgagaccagcctgaccaacatggagaaaccccgtctctactaaaaatacaaaattagctgggcgtggtggcatgcccctgtaattccagctactcaggaggcagaggttgcagtgagccaagatggtaccactgcactccagcctgggcaacaaaagtgaaactctttgtctcaaaacaaacaaaaaccctcaaaatTACAAATGGTTTACAAAACTGTAAACTTTACTAATttggaagaaaaatcaaattattaggttgctgcaaaagtaattgtggttttgcacCAACTTGTACCAACACTCCCATTTTTGGCTGTTTCATCACTTGTCATTCCCTCTAAGATGTGCTTACACCAGTTCCTTCcaaatgaaataattgtttttaatttaaaaagtgaagttaaaacacactttttcactttttttcacttcacttttttctttttaacttcacACTAGAGCTTTTCAAAGTGAAAACTTCTATCCATGGTGCTACTGCACACCTCTGGTTAAGAGCCACTGTTCTAGACTGTACAACAGTACAGCAGGACTGTACTCTAGAATGTATCTTCAACTAAATTTGGCCACTTTTGAAgtcatcattttctttattttgggatAAAGTTATGAAGACATGACAGATTAGGTatctttaggtttttgttttttttttttgagacagggttttgctctgtcacccaggctggagtacaatcgcctcccagctcccaggctcaagtgatcctcctgcctcagcctcccaagtagctgggaccacaggcctgcaccacaacacctggctaatttttgtattttttttttcttttttttgagacggagtcttgctctgttgcccaggctagaatgcagtggtgctatctcggctcactgcaagctccgcctcccgggttcctgccgttctcctgcctcagcctcctgagtagctgggactacaggcgcgtgccaccacgcccggctaaatttttgtatttttagtagacacggggtttcactatgttagccaggatggtctcgatctcctgacctcgtgatctgcccgcctcggcctcccaaagtgctgggattacaagcgtgagccaccgcgcccagccctaatttttgtattttttatagagacataaATTTGccttgttgctcaagctggtcccaaactcctgggtttgggacctgggctcaagtgatccacctgccttagtgtcccaaagtattgggattacaggcatgagccaccatgcccagccagacagATTAGATTTCTGAGCTCAAAATTTCCTGGTGATTTAAATGCCTCACAAGATTCTTACCTTGTCCATAAAATGAtaatttctcccttctttttaaTAACATTCTTTGCAGAAAGGCTCGTAGAAGTGGCAAGTGCTGTTGATGAATCCTTAATCCCTGGGGTTGCCTTTAATGATGAGGGATCTTTATTCACAGGAGGGGCCCTCTTCTTACTGGCTTTCTTTCGGTGAGCTTCAGTATTCTCACAAGAATCTTGGGTAGGTTTCTTGGTCTTTTCCTTATTGGTTAAGtctgtttcctttctttgttttttatgagAATGATTTAGATCAGAAaggtttcttctctttttgtgaGCATTATGCAAAGTCCCAGGCAACTCCGAGTTAACACAATTTGATCCTAGCTCTGATtttaattcatccttttttacTTCACATGAACTGGGAGATTCTGTGGTCAAGTCGATATAGGTTTCCTCAACAATGCACTCCAAaggcctgtttgccatttgtgccTTTTCTTCCTTACAATTATCTTCATCTACCTGTATCACCCCACATCCCAAGTCTTCAACAGCTAATTCAGGATGATTACCTTCACTTTTAGTCTCACTTGAAGCATCTTGTGTCAAATCAATAAAAGCACCTACAGTATCAGCCTGCAAAGAATTGTCTAATATTTGAGCACTTTGATTTAAATTGCCTCCAGAACATCCCAACTGATCAATGTTTAAAACTGTTACTTCTATGAATTCCCCCAAGTTTTTGGTTTCAGTGACTGGATCTTTCGTTAGATCTATGTATGTGTTTGGAAGATGATCCCCGACAGAGTGTGAGATTTCTTCCACTGAAGGCAATTCTTCAATGCTTTCAGGCACTTTTGTTTCCCATACTTGATGCAATTTGAAACATTCATCAGACACTTCATCACGATGACCCATCTTACCTGAAGCATCTTTAAGAAATTCATATATATCAGGAACCTGTGTTTGTATCATAGAGCTCTGTTCTTCATGAGTTGACTTGCTATTATCAACATTTTTGTTGGAATTTTCCAATTCCTCCACAGATTTAAAAACTGTGTTCTGACATGAAATATATTCTTTATCTGCTCCTTCATCAGCTTCCTTTCCATGTCTGGGCAAAGATGTCAATGATTCATCAGGCATCATACTCTGTTTAAGACCAGAAGAGGTAGATGGTGTTGCACGTCgtattttcacaataaaatgatCATTGGACTTTTCCATTATGACGGCATGCATAGGTAGATTAGGGTGGTACTGAAAGCCTGGAGCAACAGATCGGCTTGTCCAGGAAGAAGAACAACTTGATTTACTGCTTGAATTATCAGACTCCAGAGCTAAATGAATATCTTGCTCAGATGCATCCTCTTCCTCAAGTAATGCATCTTCACTAAAATGAGCACTAATGACTTCTTCAGGAGTTGAACTAGACGAAACATCAGGCTTTAAAAAACTGAGATGACCATCTGACTTCAGAGGTGATGGTACTGTTAAAGAGACTGCTAGATCTTCAAAAAGTATGGAAGAAACGCAGGGCTTGCTCTTTTCTACACTACACACATTATCTTTACTTAAAGGTAGGTTAGTAGACACTTCAAACATACAACTTTCATCCAACACATCAGGATGAACTGGCAATGAAAGCCCTGAAGACAGAGACGGACCTTTCTCAGATGATAATAATGACCAAttatcatcactaatcattttAGGACATGGAGAAGCCACCCCTGAAACTAGCTCTTCTGTTGTACAAGCTGGTATAGACTCGCACTTAAGAGTCTCTAGCAACTGCTTCTCCGGAGTCTTTAACTCCCACTCACTTTTTTCAGTACAGTTAACACTACTATCTAAAAGATCAGAACCTTGcaacaaacttttaaatatttcacccATTTGTGCATCACTCACTAAATTAAAAGTAAGGCTAGATGCTTGCTGTTCAGTAAGAATCTCAAAACTTCGTTCTGGCTTCAAAGTTGCATGCTGGGATGTCTGTGCATCCTCTATActgcttccttcatttttttctgactttgggGTGCTTGAACAGTGTAGTTCCAAGGAGCGCTCTTCGGATTGAGAGTTCTTTGTATTATCAAAGcagttgttaaaattttttttactgtcaTGCTTTACAGTGTTAATACTGGAGTTATTTTGGTCTTGATATTTTTCCTCAGACTTTTTACATCCCACTAAAGACTTATAATGAACACAGTCTtctgattttgataatttttctttcgGCAATTCTTTGTTGGAGTTGTACCCACTCCCTTTCTGACCATCTGAATACTGTGCATTCTGTTTACTTGTTTTTTCAGGTTTGCCTTCATCACTATCTCTTCCAAAGTTTTTGGAATCACAAAACTGAACTAAGATTTTCTTAAGCTTTGCAAACAAATAATCAAGTTGGTCATCTACAaatttccacaatttttttttcatatctggTAGCTGCTGTTCAAATAAACGATCAACTATGCCATTCTTTTTAACTTGCTTAAGTTTAGACTCTATAACATCACAGAGATTCTTCTGTAAGGTAGTCACTGACTTACAGATTTTGTGTAAGTTGAGATGTTTAATTAGAGATGTAAAACTCAAAATTGCTGACTCAATAATTCTATGAAATTGTATTAATGAAAATTTTGccttgaatttcatataatttttcctTACATGTTTTCTTATCATTCGTAACATGTGCATGATCTCTTGTTCAGAAGAGGGTACAGCAATAATTGGAACTATTTTTTCCAAGCTGGAAGTGCTCATCACTTTATCTTTCTTCTCCGTTTTTGAAGATCTGCTAGATTTATCAGGTCTTTTATTCCATTTGTTATTGGTCTGATGGATTCTTACATGTGTTTTCCTACTGTCTTTATCCAGACCCACAGTACTTTTCCCATGTCGTGGGATAGTCTTTGACTTCCGCACATCAGCCGACGCTCTAGGCttggaatttttttcaaaacattctTGTGGTTTAGATGTTTCACTATCACTTCTAATTTCCCCTTCTTCTAATTCATCTAATGGTGAATTCTTACATATGTCTGCTTCTGTACATTTGTCAGATTTGTAAATTGGCTTTTGATTTTCCTTATTGAGATCAGACTGACTCTTAGAGGTAGAATGAGCTGAATTTCGTAAAAACACATctgtagaagagaaaaatatattaaatacatttatagaagataaaaatatattaaagtttaGTCATTGACATGTCCATATTAAATATTACatgtaacaaaaaattaaatactgagGCAATTCACTATTTTACTAGTTCTTTTTGAAGCAGAATGTTAATGCCTAATACTTGCATCATTGATTTTGTTTTGAGAAgccttgctgtgttacccaggctggagtgcagtggtgcaatcttggctcactgtaacctctacctcctgggttcaagccaattctcctgcctcagcctccctagtagctgggacgacaggcgccggcccccatgcccagctaatttttgtattttcagtagagacagggtttcaccatgttggccaggctggtctcgaactcctgacctcatgatccacctgccgcagcctcccaaactgctaggattacatgtgtgagccaccacgcctggcctgtatcTCTGGCTTTTATTGGTCTTAAAAAGTGctcagggccgggcatggtggtgggtgcttgtaatcccaggtacttgggaggctgaggcaggagaatcacttgggctgggaggcagaagttgcagtgagctgagaccacgccactgcactgcagcctggtgacacagtgagactctgtctcagaaaaaaaaaaaagaaacaaaaaaacaactctggctgggtgtgggggctcacgcctgtaatcccagcactttgggaggccaagacgggcagatcacaaggtcaggagttcgagaccagcctggccaatatggtcaaaccctatctctactaaaaaaaaaaatacaaaaattagctgggagtggtggcacgtgcctgtagttctagctacttgggaggctgaggcaggagaattgcttgaactcaggaggcggaggttgcagtgagccaagatcacaccattgcactccagcctcagagtgaggcttcatctaaaaaaaaaaacacgcacaCAAAAAACCTTCCATGTGCACGTCTAGATAACAGGGGCTGAGTAATacgctgctttttttttttgatacagagtcttgctctgtcacccaggctggagtacagtggcacaatctctgctcactgcaagctccacctcctgggttcacgccattctctttcctcagcctcctcagtagctgggattacaggcacttgccaccaggcccggctaatttttttgtatttttagtagagacggggtttcactgtgtaagccgggatagtcttgatctcctgacctcttgatccacctgcctcagcctcccaaagtgctgggattacaggcatgagccactgtgcccggcctactttttaTGTTATCAAAAAAGAATATCACCAATTTATCTTATGTATTTTACATtctcaaaaaaagcaaagttATAGAATATAAACTATTACCTTTATGACTGTTATTATATACTGGAACTTGAGGTGGGCTTTCATTTCTAAGAACTTTTGCTACAGGTCTCACTGGACTATTCAGAGGGCTGATAGCTTCTGGAATAGGTCTCAGGTGATTAAGGTCAATGCTCAAAACCGAGTTATCATCATCATGATATACTGAGTTTGTTTCACCAGTTGCCATTCTGTGGTCCATTAACTCAGTCTGCTGAAGTGAAGAATCTAAAGTATCTTTAGGTAAGCAAGGCTCCAAATGACATGACTTACTCTCAACAAGTGGTGTAACTACAA from Macaca fascicularis isolate 582-1 chromosome 4, T2T-MFA8v1.1 includes these protein-coding regions:
- the CASP8AP2 gene encoding CASP8-associated protein 2 isoform X5, encoding MQGRPRWAERNRVVLGRAGRVSCRRGPVREGLLRKRLHGAVVPRVEVGGPWEARESEGVHLERPTSPLKNNDEGSLDIYAGLDSAVSDSASKSCVPSRNCLDLYEEILTEEGTAKEATYNDLQVEYGKCQLQMKELMKKFKEIQTQNFSLINENQSLKKNISALIKTARVEINRKDEEISNLHQRLSEFPHFRNNHKTARTFDTVKTKDLKSRSPHLDDCSKTDHRAKSDVSKDVHHSTSLPNLEKEGKSHSDKRSTSHLPISVEKHCTNGVWSRSHYQVGEGSSNEDSRRGRKDIRHSQFNRGTERVRKDLSPGCGDGEPRILEASQRLQGHPEKYGKGEPKTESKSSKFKSNSDSDYKGERINSSWEKETPGERSHSRVDSQSDKKLERQSERPQNINRKEVKSQDKEERKVDQKPKSVVKDQDHWRRSERASLPHSKNEITFSHNSSKYHVEERRGWEDCKRDRSVNSHSFQDGRCPSFLSNSRTHKNIDSKEVDAMQQWENTPLKAERHRTEDKRKRERESKEDNKHIRNEKRVPTEHFQKVNKETKKTTSDLKKQNEPKTDKGEVPDNGVSEGAHNKELAMKAENGPNETKNKDLKLSFMEKLNLTLSPAKKQPVSQDNQNKTTDVPKSSGVCDSESSVQAKTVAYVPSVSEHILGEASVSEHTMGETKSSLLEPKVALLAMTEPRIGISETKMEEENSLLVRSVDNTMHCEVPICGTETSFPSPMEIQQTESLFPSTGMKQTINNGRAAAPVVMDVLQTDVSQNFGLELDTKRNDNSDSCGISEGMEMKVALSTTVGETTESILQPSIEEADILPIMLSEDNNPKFEPSVVVTPLVESKSCHLEPCLPKDTLDSSLQQTELMDHRMATGETNSVYHDDDNSVLSIDLNHLRPIPEAISPLNSPVRPVAKVLRNESPPQVPVYNNSHKDVFLRNSAHSTSKSQSDLNKENQKPIYKSDKCTEADICKNSPLDELEEGEIRSDSETSKPQECFEKNSKPRASADVRKSKTIPRHGKSTVGLDKDSRKTHVRIHQTNNKWNKRPDKSSRSSKTEKKDKVMSTSSLEKIVPIIAVPSSEQEIMHMLRMIRKHVRKNYMKFKAKFSLIQFHRIIESAILSFTSLIKHLNLHKICKSVTTLQKNLCDVIESKLKQVKKNGIVDRLFEQQLPDMKKKLWKFVDDQLDYLFAKLKKILVQFCDSKNFGRDSDEGKPEKTSKQNAQYSDGQKGSGYNSNKELPKEKLSKSEDCVHYKSLVGCKKSEEKYQDQNNSSINTVKHDSKKNFNNCFDNTKNSQSEERSLELHCSSTPKSEKNEGSSIEDAQTSQHATLKPERSFEILTEQQASSLTFNLVSDAQMGEIFKSLLQGSDLLDSSVNCTEKSEWELKTPEKQLLETLKCESIPACTTEELVSGVASPCPKMISDDNWSLLSSEKGPSLSSGLSLPVHPDVLDESCMFEVSTNLPLSKDNVCSVEKSKPCVSSILFEDLAVSLTVPSPLKSDGHLSFLKPDVSSSSTPEEVISAHFSEDALLEEEDASEQDIHLALESDNSSSKSSCSSSWTSRSVAPGFQYHPNLPMHAVIMEKSNDHFIVKIRRATPSTSSGLKQSMMPDESLTSLPRHGKEADEGADKEYISCQNTVFKSVEELENSNKNVDNSKSTHEEQSSMIQTQVPDIYEFLKDASGKMGHRDEVSDECFKLHQVWETKVPESIEELPSVEEISHSVGDHLPNTYIDLTKDPVTETKNLGEFIEVTVLNIDQLGCSGGNLNQSAQILDNSLQADTVGAFIDLTQDASSETKSEGNHPELAVEDLGCGVIQVDEDNCKEEKAQMANRPLECIVEETYIDLTTESPSSCEVKKDELKSELGSNCVNSELPGTLHNAHKKRRNLSDLNHSHKKQRKETDLTNKEKTKKPTQDSCENTEAHRKKASKKRAPPVNKDPSSLKATPGIKDSSTALATSTSLSAKNVIKKKGEIIILWTRNDDREILLECQKRGPSFKTFAYLATKLDKNPNQISC